The following are from one region of the Odontesthes bonariensis isolate fOdoBon6 chromosome 12, fOdoBon6.hap1, whole genome shotgun sequence genome:
- the ddx3xa gene encoding DEAD-box helicase 3 X-linked a isoform X4 — MSHVVVDNPHGLDQQLAALDLNSPDGQGGGTGRRYIPPHLRNKDAGKNDSPGWDAGRTNGFVNGYDNRTNGGFGGRGPPRNDRGGRGAYRGNRGGGSFNQPLQNAGFGGFENKDGGWAGAPRDAAYNSFGGRNDRSKSTFFNDRGAGSRGRYERGGFAGGGNSRWQDDSREDDWSKPTAPNERLENELFAGSNTGINFEKYDDIPVEATGSNCPPHIESFHDVDMGEIIMGNINLSRYTRPTPVQKYAIPIIKSKRDLMACAQTGSGKTAAFLLPVLSQIYTEGPGDALHAAKNSGQDNGRYGRRKQYPISLVLAPTRELALQIYDEARKVAYRSRVRPCVVYGGADIGQQIRELERGCHLLVATPGRLVDMMERGKIGLDYCNYLILDEADRMLDMGFEPQIRRIVEQDTMPPKGIRQTMMFSATFPKEIQILARDFLEDYIFLAVGRVGSTSENITQKVVWVEETDKRSFLLDLLNATVIPNEVQENVTETPEKPGKESLTLVFVETKKGADALEDFLYREGYACTSIHGDRSQRDREEALHQFRSGRCPILVATAVAARGLDISNVKHVINFDLPSDIEEYVHRIGRTGRVGNLGLATSFFNDKNSNITKDLLDILVEAKQEVPSWLESLAYEHQHKSSTRGRSKRFSGGFGARDYRQTSGGPGNFNSSRGGRSTGGHGGNRGFGGGFGNNFYGNDGYGGNYSHSGSVDWWGN; from the exons ATTCACCTGGATGGGATGCTGGACGCACCAATGGATTTGTGAATGGTTACGACAACCGCACAAATGGGGGCTTTGGAGGGCGTGGACCCCCTCGCAATGATAGAGGTGGGCGTGGCGCCTACCGTGGTAACAGGGGTGGAGGCTCGTTTAATCAACCATTGCAAAATGCAG GGTTTGGCGGTTTTGAAAACAAAGATGGTGGCTGGGCAGGAGCTCCCAGGGATGCTGCCTACAACAGCTTTGGAGGACGCAATGATAGGTCCAAGTCCACTTTCTTCAATGACCGTGGGGCAGGCTCAAGAGGAAG ATATGAGCGTGGGGGCTTTGCCGGTGGAGGAAATAGCCGCTGGCAGGATGACTCCAGAGAAGATGACTGGTCCAAGCCAACTGCTCCAAATGAGCGTCTGGAAAA TGAGCTCTTTGCTGGAAGCAACACTGGGATAAATTTTGAGAAGTATGATGATATTCCTGTGGAGGCCACCGGAAGCAACTGCCCACCCCACATTGAAAGT TTCCATGATGTGGACATGGGGGAGATTATCATGGGGAACATCAACCTGAGTCGTTACACTCGTCCCACTCCAGTACAGAAGTATGCTATCCCCATCATCAAGTCAAAGAGAGACCTGATGGCCTGCGCCCAGACTG GCTCTGGAAAGACTGCTGCTTTCTTGCTGCCAGTGCTGagtcagatctacacagagGGTCCGGGAGATGCTCTGCATGCTGCAAAGAACAGCGGACAG GATAATGGAAGGTATGGCCGCCGTAAGCAGTACCCAATCTCTCTTGTCTTGGCTCCGACAAGAGAGCTGGCTCTGCAGATCTACGATGAGGCCAGGAAG GTTGCCTACCGCTCACGTGTGCGACCCTGTGTGGTCTACGGCGGTGCTGATATTGGCCAGCAAATCAGGGAATTGGAGAGAGGCTGTCACCTGCTGGTGGCCACACCTGGACGCCTGGTTGATATGATGGAGAGGGGCAAGATTGGTCTGGACTATTGCAA CTACTTGATCCTGGATGAGGCTGACCGCATGTTGGACATGGGGTTTGAGCCCCAGATTAGACGCATTGTGGAGCAAGATACAATGCCACCTAAAGGCATCCGTCAGACTATGATGTTCAGCGCCACATTCCCCAAAGAGATCCAG aTCCTAGCACGTGATTTCCTGGAGGACTACATTTTCCTGGCAGTCGGGCGTGTTGGATCCACTTCAGAAAACATCACTCAGAAAGTGGTTTGGGTAGAAGAGACTGACAAGAGGTCCTTCCTCCTTGACCTGCTCAATGCCACAG TTATTCCCAATGAGGTTCAGGAAAATGTGACAGAGACCCCAGAGAAGCCAG GTAAAGAGTCCCTGACTTTGGTGTTCGTGGAGACGAAGAAAGGAGCCGACGCCCTGGAAGACTTCCTTTACCGCGAGGGTTACGCCTGCACTAGCATCCATGGAGATCGAtcccagagagacagagaggaagctCTGCATCAGTTCCGCTCAGGACGATGCCCAATCTTGGTGGCTACAGCC GTGGCTGCTCGAGGTCTGGACATCAGCAACGTGAAGCACGTCATCAACTTTGATTTGCCCAGTGACATTGAGGAATACGTTCACCGTATTGGCCGTACGGGACGTGTGGGCAACCTCG GTCTGGCCACGTCGTTCTTTAACGACAAAAACAGCAACATAACCAAAGATTTGCTGGACATCCTGGTTGAGGCCAAGCAGGAGGTTCCCTCCTGGCTTGAAAGCCTGGCCTACGAGCACCAGCACAAGAGCAGCACCCGAGGACGCTCCAAGAG GTTCTCTGGTGGTTTCGGCGCTAGAGACTACCGTCAAACGTCCGGTGGCCCTGGAAACTTCAACAGCAGCCGCGGAGGGCGCAGCACCGGAGGTCATGGAGGAAACCGTGGCTTTGGAG GGGGCTTTGGTAACAACTTCTACGGTAACGACGGCTACGGAGGAAATTACAGCCACTCTGGTAGTGTTGATTGGTGGGGGAACTAG
- the ddx3xa gene encoding DEAD-box helicase 3 X-linked a isoform X8 encodes MSHVVVDNPHGLDQQLAALDLNSPDGQGGGTGRRYIPPHLRNKDAGKNGFGGFENKDGGWAGAPRDAAYNSFGGRNDRSKSTFFNDRGAGSRGRYERGGFAGGGNSRWQDDSREDDWSKPTAPNERLENELFAGSNTGINFEKYDDIPVEATGSNCPPHIESFHDVDMGEIIMGNINLSRYTRPTPVQKYAIPIIKSKRDLMACAQTGSGKTAAFLLPVLSQIYTEGPGDALHAAKNSGQDNGRYGRRKQYPISLVLAPTRELALQIYDEARKVAYRSRVRPCVVYGGADIGQQIRELERGCHLLVATPGRLVDMMERGKIGLDYCNYLILDEADRMLDMGFEPQIRRIVEQDTMPPKGIRQTMMFSATFPKEIQILARDFLEDYIFLAVGRVGSTSENITQKVVWVEETDKRSFLLDLLNATVIPNEVQENVTETPEKPGKESLTLVFVETKKGADALEDFLYREGYACTSIHGDRSQRDREEALHQFRSGRCPILVATAVAARGLDISNVKHVINFDLPSDIEEYVHRIGRTGRVGNLGLATSFFNDKNSNITKDLLDILVEAKQEVPSWLESLAYEHQHKSSTRGRSKRFSGGFGARDYRQTSGGPGNFNSSRGGRSTGGHGGNRGFGGGFGNNFYGNDGYGGNYSHSGSVDWWGN; translated from the exons GGTTTGGCGGTTTTGAAAACAAAGATGGTGGCTGGGCAGGAGCTCCCAGGGATGCTGCCTACAACAGCTTTGGAGGACGCAATGATAGGTCCAAGTCCACTTTCTTCAATGACCGTGGGGCAGGCTCAAGAGGAAG ATATGAGCGTGGGGGCTTTGCCGGTGGAGGAAATAGCCGCTGGCAGGATGACTCCAGAGAAGATGACTGGTCCAAGCCAACTGCTCCAAATGAGCGTCTGGAAAA TGAGCTCTTTGCTGGAAGCAACACTGGGATAAATTTTGAGAAGTATGATGATATTCCTGTGGAGGCCACCGGAAGCAACTGCCCACCCCACATTGAAAGT TTCCATGATGTGGACATGGGGGAGATTATCATGGGGAACATCAACCTGAGTCGTTACACTCGTCCCACTCCAGTACAGAAGTATGCTATCCCCATCATCAAGTCAAAGAGAGACCTGATGGCCTGCGCCCAGACTG GCTCTGGAAAGACTGCTGCTTTCTTGCTGCCAGTGCTGagtcagatctacacagagGGTCCGGGAGATGCTCTGCATGCTGCAAAGAACAGCGGACAG GATAATGGAAGGTATGGCCGCCGTAAGCAGTACCCAATCTCTCTTGTCTTGGCTCCGACAAGAGAGCTGGCTCTGCAGATCTACGATGAGGCCAGGAAG GTTGCCTACCGCTCACGTGTGCGACCCTGTGTGGTCTACGGCGGTGCTGATATTGGCCAGCAAATCAGGGAATTGGAGAGAGGCTGTCACCTGCTGGTGGCCACACCTGGACGCCTGGTTGATATGATGGAGAGGGGCAAGATTGGTCTGGACTATTGCAA CTACTTGATCCTGGATGAGGCTGACCGCATGTTGGACATGGGGTTTGAGCCCCAGATTAGACGCATTGTGGAGCAAGATACAATGCCACCTAAAGGCATCCGTCAGACTATGATGTTCAGCGCCACATTCCCCAAAGAGATCCAG aTCCTAGCACGTGATTTCCTGGAGGACTACATTTTCCTGGCAGTCGGGCGTGTTGGATCCACTTCAGAAAACATCACTCAGAAAGTGGTTTGGGTAGAAGAGACTGACAAGAGGTCCTTCCTCCTTGACCTGCTCAATGCCACAG TTATTCCCAATGAGGTTCAGGAAAATGTGACAGAGACCCCAGAGAAGCCAG GTAAAGAGTCCCTGACTTTGGTGTTCGTGGAGACGAAGAAAGGAGCCGACGCCCTGGAAGACTTCCTTTACCGCGAGGGTTACGCCTGCACTAGCATCCATGGAGATCGAtcccagagagacagagaggaagctCTGCATCAGTTCCGCTCAGGACGATGCCCAATCTTGGTGGCTACAGCC GTGGCTGCTCGAGGTCTGGACATCAGCAACGTGAAGCACGTCATCAACTTTGATTTGCCCAGTGACATTGAGGAATACGTTCACCGTATTGGCCGTACGGGACGTGTGGGCAACCTCG GTCTGGCCACGTCGTTCTTTAACGACAAAAACAGCAACATAACCAAAGATTTGCTGGACATCCTGGTTGAGGCCAAGCAGGAGGTTCCCTCCTGGCTTGAAAGCCTGGCCTACGAGCACCAGCACAAGAGCAGCACCCGAGGACGCTCCAAGAG GTTCTCTGGTGGTTTCGGCGCTAGAGACTACCGTCAAACGTCCGGTGGCCCTGGAAACTTCAACAGCAGCCGCGGAGGGCGCAGCACCGGAGGTCATGGAGGAAACCGTGGCTTTGGAG GGGGCTTTGGTAACAACTTCTACGGTAACGACGGCTACGGAGGAAATTACAGCCACTCTGGTAGTGTTGATTGGTGGGGGAACTAG